Part of the Streptomyces sp. RFCAC02 genome is shown below.
GGGCGCTGACCCGCTCGACCGTCGCCACCATCTCGTCCCACGAGGCGCCGACGAGCAGGGCGAAGGGGCCGAAGAGCAGGCGCCAGCCGTCCAGTTCGGGGGTGACGAAGACCCTGCCCACGCCGCGTGACGTGCCGCCGGGTCCGGGCACCCGGATCGGCTGCTCCTCCACCGCCGCGACGCCGGCGGCGGCGGTGACGGGCCGCCGGTCGTGCAGCCCCAGCGCATCGAACATCCCCTCGTACGACGCGCCCGGCACGGCCATCCACCACCCGCTGAGGGTCGAGGACGGAAGCCGCGGGGTCTCGTCGAGGATCTTGATCCGTATGAGCCTCTCGATCACCGCACGATCGCGGTCGTCGAGCGCGTCGGTGCCGCCGCCGGCCACCAGCGCCGCCATCGCGCCGCGCCGCATCGCCGGGGACACGGCCGGGTCGCGGCGCATGGCGAGCAGCCGGGGCCGGGCGGAGTCGTGCAGCATGCGGGCGTAGGCGGACGCGCGGTAGGGGACGTACCGGCCGGGCGCCAAGCGGCCCACCAGCGCCCGCAACCCGGCGTCGGACGCCACCCGCAGCCTGGTCAGCCCCTCGAAACCGCTTTCCGAGGCACCCCGGCCCGGATCGGCCGCCAGCGCCGCGTACTGCTCGGCACAGCGCTCGTCGAACACCCCGAGGAGCCAGTTCGCGTGCCGGTCCGACACCTCCTTCTGGCGCCAGGCCGCCACCACGGCGTCGAACGCCGGCGGACCGATGTGCCGCAAGGCGCGCATGACCGGCCGCATGTCCTCGGTCGACCGCGCGCCCGCGACGCCCCGCAACAGCGCCGGCACGACGGTGCCGGCCCGCTCCGTCAGCCGTGCGACGGCGTTCTCCACGCGGGCGGCGTCGCCGCTGTCCAGGTCTTCGAGAAGGGATTCGATCTCCACCGGGCAGACGATAGCGCCGTCGATCGGCGCCCCTCCCCCTGGACTTCCGGTACCCCTTCACGTACCTTTCAACCCAAAGCCTTTATTGTCAAAGAGAACGGGTCCGCCATGCCGCACATGACCGTCCACGCCCCGGAGAACCGGCTGTCCGGTAAGGAGCCCGCGCTCATCACCGCCCTGACCGACGCGATCGCCGACGTCTACGGCGCCTGGGCACGCGATCTGGTGAGCATCCGCCTGGCGGGGGTCCCCGCGGGGCGCTTCGCGCACGGCGGCGAGGCCGTGGACACCCACGTCTCGGTGGTCCTCGGCGTCCGGGCGGGCGTGTTCGACCGTCCCGACGCCGACCGGATCACGGCCCGCCTCGGCGCCGGCCTCACCGACGCGGTCGTACGGGTCCTCGGCGACACCGTCCGCGCCGGCACCATGGTCGAACTGGTGGCGTCCCCGCCGGAGCGGACCTTCGTCGGCGGCGCTCCCGCCGAGTGACGGCGGCGCCGCCCCTCGGTGCGGCCGCCCCGCACCGGTCACCGGCGGGCCGGCGTCACTCGAAATCGCCGCCGAAGGCCGCACCCAGGGCCGCGGCGACAAGGCCGGGAAGGTCCGGACGCCCGTCCTCCCGCGCCCAGCGGACCAGGGCCGCGTGCATCGCGGCCAGAGCGGCGCCGGCGACCGCGTTGGCGCGGAACTCCGCCTCGGGGTCCGGCGCCTCCCCGAGCAGGGCGCCGGTGATGGCCTTCTGCGTGGCGAACTGACTGTCCAGGTGACGGGCGCGCAGTGCCGGCGTGTCGATCATCAGCCGGAGGCGGGCGAGCAGCAGGCGCCCCTCGGGCGACACACCCTCCCCGGAGCCGTCACCGGCGGCCGTGCGGGCCGTCTCGACCAGCGCCCGCCCGATCCGGCGCACCAGGGGCTCATCGGCGGGCCGCTGCGCGACCCGGGCCGCGACGACCCCGTCGTACCGGCCGTGGAGCACCAGGTCCTCCTTGGTGGGGAAGTGCCGGTAGACGGTCATCGCCGAGACGCCGGACGCCTCCGCGACATCGTTCACCGTGGTCGCGTCGTAGCCGTGGCGCGCGAACAGGCGCAGCGCGTGCGACTGGACCATGCGCTGCGTCTCCGCCCGCCGGCGTTCGCGCAGGCTCGGCCCTTCCCCATTCATGCGTGACACCGTATCTTTCTGTGAGTCACTACCAGATTGATGGTGACTAACAATGAGGGGTGCGCCATGGGTGGACAGGACGGCAGGACGGCACTGGTGACCGGGGCGTCGCGGGGCATCGGGCGGGCCGTGGCGGAACGTCTCGCCGCCGACGGCGCGGAGGTCGCCGTGCACTACGGCAGCGGCGAGGCGGCGGCGCGCGAGACGGTCGCCCGGATCGAGCGGGCCGGTGGGCGCGCCTTCGCCGTCGGGGCCGAACTGGGCACGGACGGGGACATCGACGCCCTGTTCACCGGTCTGGAGCGCGGGCTGGCCGGACGGCCGCTGGACATCCTCGTCAACAACGCCGCCGCCGCACCCGGCGGCCCGATCGAGACGGACACCCCCGAGCGGTTCGACCGCCTCTTCGCAGTGAACGTCAGGGCGCCGTACTTCATCGTCCAGCGGGCGCTGCCGCTGCTGCGCGACGGCGGCAGGATCATCACCATGACCTCGGTCGCCACCCGGATGGCCAATCCGGGCCAGACGTCCTTCGCGATGGGCAAGGGCGCCCTCGAAACGATGACGATGACCCTGGCCAGCGCGCTGGGCGCCCGCGGGATCACGGTGAACGCCGTCGCCCCCGGCGCCACCAGGACCGAGACGAACGGGGCCGTCTTCGAGGCCCCGGGCCTCGTGGAGTTCATCACCGGCGGCACCGCCCTCGCCCGCCTCGGCAGCGCGGCGGACATCGCGGACGCCGTCGCCTTCCTCGCCTCGGACGACGGGCGCTGGATCACCGGTCAGGTGCTCGACGCCAGCGGCGGCGTGCACCTCGGCCTGAGGGGCTGACCCGCCCGGCCGGATGTCACACCCGACGGCGCCCGGCCCCTCTCCATGGCGGAACTGCCGCAGCAGGAGGGGAGCGAAACGTGAAGCTCGTCATCTTCGGAGCGAACGGACCGACGGGGCGCCAGGTCACCGCGCAGGCCGTCGCGGCCGGGCACACCGTCACCGCCGTCACCCGGCGCCCGGGCGCCTTCCCCCTGACGCACCCGCGGCTGCGGGTGGCCGGGGCGGACGTGGCGGACCGCGCCGCCGTCGACGGCGCCGTGGCCGGGCAGGACGCGGTGATCTCCACGCTCGGCGTCCCGTTCGGCCGCGCCCCCGTCACCGTCTATTCGCCGGGCGCCGCGCACATCGTCCGGGCCATGACCGGGCACGGCGTACCGCGCCTGGTCTGCGTCACCTCCACCGTGCTCTTCGACGTGCCGGCGCCGGGCGAGGGCTTCCTGTTCCGCCGGGTCGTCGAGCCGTCCGTCGCGCGCTTCATCGGGCGCACGGTGTACGACGACATGCGGCGGATGGAGGAGATCGTGCGCGCCTGCGGGCACACCTGGACCGTCGTCCGGCCCGCCGGGCTGTTCGACGCCCCGGCCGTCAGCGCCTACGAGACGGCGACGCGCCGGCTGCCCGGCCGTTTCACCTCCCGCGCCGACCTCGCGCACGCGCTGCTGCGCGAGGCCGGCGACGACCGCCACGCGGGCGCGTTCCTCGACGTACGCACGACGCAGGGGACGCCCACGCTGCTCCGGCTGCTGCGGCGCGAGGCGTTCGGCAGCGGGACGTGACCGGGCCGCCGTGACGTGTGTCACATCCCCGCGCGGGACGTCACATCCTGGCCGCCCGCGTCCCTCTCAGGTGTGACCGCCGCACGACAGGAGCCCTCATGGCAGCCGTACACGACGACGCCACCGCACACCGGGACGACGCCACGACCACCGTCTTCGTCGGGGCGCGCGAACTGCTCTTCTCGGTCGCCTACAACCTGCTCGGCAGCGTCGACGACACGGAGGACGTGCTGCAGGAGACGTGGCTGTCCTGGTCGGGGCGCACCCGGGGGCCGTCGGCCGCGCCGATCGGGAACCCCCGCGCCTACCTCGTGCGCGTCGCGGTGCACCACGCCCTCGCCCGGCAGGCGGCCACCGCCCGGCGCCGCGAGACGTACGTCGGCCCGTGGCTGCCCGAACCGCTGGTCGGCGGTGCCGGTGACGGCTCCGCCCCCGACACCGCCGACCACGCGGTGCGGACCGACTCCGTGTCCCTCGCGCTGCTGGTCGTGCTCCAGTCGCTCACGCCCCTGGAGCGTGCGGTGTTCGTCCTGCACGAGGTGTTCGGCTACCCGCACACGGAGATCGCGGTCATGCTGGACCGCAGCGCCGCGGCCGTACGGCAGTTGGCGCACCGGGCGCGCGCCGCCGTCCGGGCACGGCGGCCCCGCTACCGCGCCCACCCGCGCGTACGGCGGGAGGCCACCGAACGGTTCGTCGGCGCGGCGCTCGGCGGCGACCTGGCCGCCCTGCTGGAGACCCTGGCGCCCGATGTCACCGTGTGGATCGACGGCGGGGGCCTGCGGCGCGGGGCGGGGCCGCGCCCGGTGCGCGGTCGGGAGAAGGCCGCGCGCCTGCTGGCCGGCCACGCCGCCGGGCGCACCGACGCCATGGACGTCGAGTACCGGCGGGTCAACGGGGACGACGGCGCCGTGGTGTTCGCCGACGGCACCCCGTACGCGGTGATGGTCATGGACCTCACCCCGGAGGGGGACCGGGTGTCCGACGTCTACATCGTCACCAACCCGGAGAAGCTCGCCCGCGTGCGGCCGGCCGGCGGAGCCTCCCCCGCGCCGCGCGGCCCCGGCCGGGGCTGAAGGACGCCCCTACCGGACGGGACGGCCGGCCGGCTCCCGCCGCTCCCTCAGCAGGGGGACGGCCGTGGCCAGGACGAGGAGGCCGAACAGGGTGATCGGCAGCAGCCCGACGGGCCGCAGGAGCCACCCGGGGTCCGCCCGCACGACGGGCCAGCAGGTGATCCAGTTCGCGGTCACGTCGAGCGCCATGACGACGGCCGCCAGCACCACGCCGGACGAACGCGTGCGGCGCCGGAACAGCAGGACGACGACGAGCGGATCGAGGACGGTGAGGCCGAGGAAGAGGACCTGGATGACCGCGGCCATCCCCGCGTACACGTGGATGCCGCCGCGGATCAGGTCGAGGACGTGCGCGCAGGTGCCCTCGGCGAAACCCACGGCGTAGGCGGGCAGGAGGAATCGCCCGAGGGGGCCGGGGGCGGGCCGGCGGGTGCGTGTCACGTCGATCCGGTCGGTGGCGGGAGCGGTGGGACGGCGGCGCGGCCGGCCCGCGCCGTGCGAGGTGCGCGAGGCGCGGCCGGCCGGGTGGGGGCCGCCGGGGAACGTGCCGGTGGTTCAGCCCAGTCCGCGCGCGTCCTGCTTCAGCGCCGTGTCCACCGTCAGCGCCGTGGCCACGACGAGGCTGAGCAGCGGGTCGGGAAGCTGGCGGTGGATCTGCAGGACGTAGTTGTCCGCCGTGGTGAACATGGTCTTGGCCAGGCCCTCCCACGTCTTGGTGATGCGGGCGACCTCGGCACCGGTGTGGTCGGTGACGGCGAAGTTCCACGCGCGCCAGTTCTCGGCGCGGAGGGCGCCGATCTGCTGCCCACCGGACTCGATGGAGAAGTGGATCTTGCCGATGGCGTTCTGCTGGACGATCTCGCCGACCGGCTGGCCGTCCGGACGCGTCACGATGACCTTGGACTTGATGAACTTCGCCGGACGCGTGAGCAGGAGCTGCGGCTGCCCGTGGACGTCGCGGATCTCCAGACGGTGCGTCAGGAACTGGTCGAGGCTGCTGAGGACGCGCACGACCTTGCGCACGAACCCCTGGCCGACCTGGACGACCGAGCCGATCGTGCGGCCCTGCTGGTCGAAGACGCTGTACTCGTTGGTGACCTCGATGAGCTTGGCCTTCTGGTTCACCACGAGGACGGGCTCGGTGAACAGGGTGCCGCCGCCCACGCCGCCCGGGACGAGACCGGCCTTCTGCTGGACCTGCTGCTGGACCCTCGCCTGCTGGTCCGGGGTGCTCTGCGGGGGCGCCTGCGGGGTGGCCTGACCGGGAGCTGCGCCGGCGTGCGTGTGCTCCGTCCACTGGCCGCCGTCCCACCAGCGGAGTTGGTTGGGGATGCCCCGGGGGTCGGCGTACCAGCCCGGCGGGGTGTTCGAAGGTGCTGTCATGGCGGGCAGACTACCGGGCGTCACCGACACGCCGCCCGGGAGGGAAGGGAACCCGTTCGGACCAGTGGCCGGCCGCCCCGGGCGTCAGCCGAGCCGCAGGCTCCACCGCCCGCGCCCGCCGCTGAGGCTGACGACCGACAGCGGACCGACCTCCGTGCGCCAGTATGCCTGCGGGGGCGCCTTGAGGGCGTACAGCACGGCGGCGCGCAGCACCGACGGCTCCGTGACCGCGACGACGCGGGGGTCGTAGTCCACGGGCCGCGTGTCGAGCCAGCCGCCGACCCGGGAGACGAACGCGAGCAGCGGCTCGCCGCCGTGCGGGGCCGACCGCGGATCGGCGAGCCAGACATCGACGGCCGCCGGCTCGCGCTCCGT
Proteins encoded:
- a CDS encoding phospholipid scramblase-related protein, which produces MTAPSNTPPGWYADPRGIPNQLRWWDGGQWTEHTHAGAAPGQATPQAPPQSTPDQQARVQQQVQQKAGLVPGGVGGGTLFTEPVLVVNQKAKLIEVTNEYSVFDQQGRTIGSVVQVGQGFVRKVVRVLSSLDQFLTHRLEIRDVHGQPQLLLTRPAKFIKSKVIVTRPDGQPVGEIVQQNAIGKIHFSIESGGQQIGALRAENWRAWNFAVTDHTGAEVARITKTWEGLAKTMFTTADNYVLQIHRQLPDPLLSLVVATALTVDTALKQDARGLG
- a CDS encoding SDR family oxidoreductase; the protein is MGGQDGRTALVTGASRGIGRAVAERLAADGAEVAVHYGSGEAAARETVARIERAGGRAFAVGAELGTDGDIDALFTGLERGLAGRPLDILVNNAAAAPGGPIETDTPERFDRLFAVNVRAPYFIVQRALPLLRDGGRIITMTSVATRMANPGQTSFAMGKGALETMTMTLASALGARGITVNAVAPGATRTETNGAVFEAPGLVEFITGGTALARLGSAADIADAVAFLASDDGRWITGQVLDASGGVHLGLRG
- a CDS encoding histidine phosphatase family protein → MLVTLIAAARTSSVLDARFDDDRPLDIDAWRGLERAIPALLPLTTAELRYCSPSPAARQTGEALGLAPLAQPALRDCDMGRWRGRTLREVTEREPAAVDVWLADPRSAPHGGEPLLAFVSRVGGWLDTRPVDYDPRVVAVTEPSVLRAAVLYALKAPPQAYWRTEVGPLSVVSLSGGRGRWSLRLG
- a CDS encoding SDR family oxidoreductase, whose product is MKLVIFGANGPTGRQVTAQAVAAGHTVTAVTRRPGAFPLTHPRLRVAGADVADRAAVDGAVAGQDAVISTLGVPFGRAPVTVYSPGAAHIVRAMTGHGVPRLVCVTSTVLFDVPAPGEGFLFRRVVEPSVARFIGRTVYDDMRRMEEIVRACGHTWTVVRPAGLFDAPAVSAYETATRRLPGRFTSRADLAHALLREAGDDRHAGAFLDVRTTQGTPTLLRLLRREAFGSGT
- a CDS encoding helix-turn-helix domain-containing protein, encoding MNGEGPSLRERRRAETQRMVQSHALRLFARHGYDATTVNDVAEASGVSAMTVYRHFPTKEDLVLHGRYDGVVAARVAQRPADEPLVRRIGRALVETARTAAGDGSGEGVSPEGRLLLARLRLMIDTPALRARHLDSQFATQKAITGALLGEAPDPEAEFRANAVAGAALAAMHAALVRWAREDGRPDLPGLVAAALGAAFGGDFE
- a CDS encoding sigma factor-like helix-turn-helix DNA-binding protein, which encodes MAAVHDDATAHRDDATTTVFVGARELLFSVAYNLLGSVDDTEDVLQETWLSWSGRTRGPSAAPIGNPRAYLVRVAVHHALARQAATARRRETYVGPWLPEPLVGGAGDGSAPDTADHAVRTDSVSLALLVVLQSLTPLERAVFVLHEVFGYPHTEIAVMLDRSAAAVRQLAHRARAAVRARRPRYRAHPRVRREATERFVGAALGGDLAALLETLAPDVTVWIDGGGLRRGAGPRPVRGREKAARLLAGHAAGRTDAMDVEYRRVNGDDGAVVFADGTPYAVMVMDLTPEGDRVSDVYIVTNPEKLARVRPAGGASPAPRGPGRG